ACCAGAACTATTACGACAAACTGCCGCCCATGCGGGTGAAAGTTTCCCGGTTTCTACGTTTTCTGATCCGCAATTTTCTCCGCATTCCGATTACCGATACCCAGTGTGGACTGAAGGGGTTTAACGCCTCAGGCCGGGCTATTTTCCTTCAGACAACGATCAACCGCTACCTGGCCGACCTTGAATTTATTTTTCTGGCTTCCCGGCAAAAAAATCTCAAACTCACCCCACTTCAGGTTGAGCTGCGCGAAGGCGTCGTATTTAGCCGGGTGAATATGCGGATTTTGCTCGGAGAAGGGACTAATTTTCTACGGATTGTGTTGCGCTCGCTAGCCTAGTACCACACTTATGGCAAAAATTTTCATCAGCGGAATAAGGCGTATCACACGCCGGACAAAGACCTTTGTTTTTTAGCGCTTTTGCTACGACTTCGCGGTTCATAATCCGCTGATATTCGCCCGCATCAATCCATTGAAACAATTGAGAAGCGCGGATAATGGTAAATGGCTCAGGGTTTTCGTACCCGGCGGCAAAGCGAATCAGCTTGTCGAAAGTATTTTCGGGTATTCCGTCAAAATCGGCAGCCTGCAAGCGCAGATCTTCGGTAGAAACTCTGCCCTGATACTTTTCCGGTAAACCGGCGGTTTTGATGAGTGCACTTGCGGCAACTTCAGGATTTTGACAGGTGAGGAGTCCGGCCCGGTCTGCGGTAAACTCCGACATCCGGTACCAGTGCATCAGGGCCATCTGAAGTGGCATGGAGAGCAGGTTGCCTACACCCAGGGTAACATCGCTGATGAGTTGGGTTACCACACGGAGCGATTCGGCGATCATTCGGTACAGGACGTGGTTGCTGCGAATATGGCCCAGTTCGCGTCCAAAAAGAAAAAGAATTTCATCGTCAGTCAGCGACTCGATGGCGCCACTGCTGATGGCGATAATCTGCCTTTTTTCCCCGCTGGTGAAAGCGGTGATTTTATCCTCCCGTTCGATATACAATTCCGGCACATTGGGCATTTCGACTATGCGACAGGCTTCTTTGAGCAAATTGTGCAGCTCAGGGATATTTTTTCCAGTTACCCGGATATTGCCTCCGGTATGTTTAATCAACAGATATTTTTCAAATCCATAATCCAGAATCTTCTGAGTCAATAGATCCAGTCCCCGTGTGCGCTCCAGTCGGTCCAGGGATTCTCTGTCAAATGGATGTTCGTATTCATACGTCAGGAGGTCATGGAGGATTTTGCGGGACATGATTTATATGACGGTTATTCTTTATTACAAACGCTCTCCGCACTTATGGCAGAAGCGTGCGTTGGGTTTGCTGACGGTATCACATTTGGGACATACGGCCAGTGATTCTTCCGGCGATTCATCTGCCTCGAATTTACGGTAATTGATCCCATCGTCAAATATATTCGGGCGTTTATTGAGACGAAACCTGCCATCGGTAGCCTGATTGTCTTCTCCTTCCATAGGAAGGAAAATCGACAAACCCAGATATGCCAGCAGACCAATCCCCGAAAAGAAACTAGTCACAATAAAAATCAGTCTGAAGATAATGGGTTCCACCCCAAAGTATTCGCCCAGGCCTGCACAAACCCCCGTCAAGCTGCCGCGTTTTTTTTTGAGTTTAGCGTTTGGGTTGGGTGCGGGGATTTTGAATGGCAATTTGAGATTTGCCAGGAATGAACCTTTTTTCTTGGAGATAGGGTCAATTCGTCTCATAGCTGGAATATTACCGGATTTAGACTGTAAGTGCAAAAAAATTCGACCAATTAGTTATTTTTACCGCCCTTATACAGCCGTTTTCATTCTTTGGTTAAAGACTTTCCAGATTTGCCAAAGACGGAAAATGCGAACTGGTTATTTTATTTTTCCTTATGATTGATCTCAGAAGCGATACCGTTACCCGTCCGACCCCGGCCATGCAGGAAGCCATGTTTCAAGCCGTAGTGGGCGACGATGTGTTTGGCGAGGATCCCACCATCAATGCCCTTCAGGAGAAAATTGCCGCGATGTTTGGCATGGAGGCAGCCCTGTTTTGTCCGTCGGGAACCATGTGCAACCAGATTGCCATCCGCATCTCGACCCAGCCACAGACAGAGGTAATCTGCGATCAGTATTCCCATATCTACCTGTATGAGGGCGGGGGAGTAGCTGCGCTTTCGCATGCATCGGTACGGCTGTTGCCCGGCGACCGTATGCGGCTGACTCCACAGCAGGTCGAA
The Bacteroidia bacterium DNA segment above includes these coding regions:
- a CDS encoding PspC domain-containing protein; translation: MRRIDPISKKKGSFLANLKLPFKIPAPNPNAKLKKKRGSLTGVCAGLGEYFGVEPIIFRLIFIVTSFFSGIGLLAYLGLSIFLPMEGEDNQATDGRFRLNKRPNIFDDGINYRKFEADESPEESLAVCPKCDTVSKPNARFCHKCGERL
- a CDS encoding M48 family metallopeptidase, which gives rise to MSRKILHDLLTYEYEHPFDRESLDRLERTRGLDLLTQKILDYGFEKYLLIKHTGGNIRVTGKNIPELHNLLKEACRIVEMPNVPELYIEREDKITAFTSGEKRQIIAISSGAIESLTDDEILFLFGRELGHIRSNHVLYRMIAESLRVVTQLISDVTLGVGNLLSMPLQMALMHWYRMSEFTADRAGLLTCQNPEVAASALIKTAGLPEKYQGRVSTEDLRLQAADFDGIPENTFDKLIRFAAGYENPEPFTIIRASQLFQWIDAGEYQRIMNREVVAKALKNKGLCPACDTPYSADENFCHKCGTRLASATQSVEN